The stretch of DNA CGGGGGATCCATTTGTAAGGAAGAGCAGACCATGCAAGAGAGGCCCTCACGTGCATTTGCCAgctgaggaagacgaagaaaaaaaggaaaggggagaggaaggatgAAGATATAAACACGCTCCTTGTACAgcccccgccctctctcccgacCCTTCTCTTACCAGGGACCGGGGAAGCgcaaggaagggggaggcaaaCAAGGCCGTCTTCAGTGTGCGCTTTGATGGTTCCTCTTCTCCAAGTCACTGTTCCTCTTGGCGCTGTCGTGCTTATTGGGACTCGCGGACTCAGTCATCCGCAGGCTTGCCGTTGCACGATGCAGGTTCACCGAAGAACCCACTGCTGCCATTCCTTCTCGGCAGCCTCCTCGATCGCAGAGGACCATGTGGTGGCAGAAGAGGTGTATGATGGCAACAGCGTCGATGCCCGacgcactgcctcctcgcgcgtcAGCGTCTCTCCTGTGAGAAGGTTCAGGTACAGAACAGCTGGCTTTTGAGTTGCCAAACGAGGGGGCACGCACGCCGCCGTGTCTTCTTCGGCACACGCGCCATCAGATGGCcacgccagcacctccacaatATCCAAACCCCCGAATACGTACGgacgagagggggtgaggagacCCAAGCGCACGTGCAGGTACAGATTACCGTTTCCGCTGCTTGCATCATCGCCAAACACACCGCTGCCCCGTGCGTTTGCCGGGCTATCATCAGCTACATGCATCCGCTTTCGCTGGCAGTAATGCGCTCGTGCCATGGACAACGGAGCCAGTCGAGGCAGCTTTGCGGAAAACGAGTCGAGCCCGACACGGTTCCACGCCAGCGACCGCCGCCGGAGCGTCAGAGGCTCAGGGAGAAGCTGGCTCAAAGTGTACTGAGGCACaaaggaagaggcagcggaCAGTACGTGATTTTGTGGCGCGGCTTCCCACGCACTGATCAGCGGACCGAGCAACGCCGCCatgcgctgcggctgcacaaCCACCCAATCGCCCACCTGGAGGTCGCAGTCGGCATCAAAGTTGGGCAGGTAGTCGTATATGTCGACCAATGAAAGGAATGGCGGAACTGCCGCCATTGCGttgagaaaaggaaaacagaatAAAGCAAGAGCAAttgaaaggaagaaaaaccAAGGGTGTTATAGGGCTATCTGGTAGGTGTTGAGTGGTGTGTGGGTATTTGTGGGTGTATTGCCATTGAAGCCAATAACAACAATATGGGTCGTCTGTGGGGTGTATTGATCAATCGCAACTCGCCGAGACGATCGCCTCAGGCACcgacatgcgcgcacactcagagagagaatgtTCACACCTTCTGCTTCTttaccccccctctttccctgcccGCACCACGGGGATAAAgtgcagcagagaaaagatGGGATTCACTTGTGTGATTTTAGTGGTGGAGCTCCTGCGCACCACTTCGCTGGCGAAAgagcacgcgcgtgtgcaaAAATGGAAAAATGGTGGGAAAATGGGCGAAGGCAAAGAGCACCACAAACCGAAAAGACAACAATGAAGAAGGACAAGTGGAACCGAGTGGTCTGAGAAGAGATGACAAGAGACGTGGATTGTGAAGTGTTCGAGTGAGTCAACAACGGCGGGGCAGCggggggagaaagggtgaggggggaagagatcAAAGCAAAATGGCAAAGACAACCGCACACgtaaagagaaagggaaatcagtgaagagaggagcaaacGTGAACAGAATGAAAAGGAGATACGGGGGACAAGGAGAAGACAAGAGCGCAAAAGAAGAGACAAaatggagagaagaggtacGAAGACGAGGGGGGGCAGATCActgaaaaagaggggagggagggaagggagtaCGAAGCACGACTAAAAAAAATGGATGAAA from Leishmania panamensis strain MHOM/PA/94/PSC-1 chromosome 25 sequence encodes:
- a CDS encoding hypothetical protein (TriTrypDB/GeneDB-style sysID: LpmP.25.1480) is translated as MAAVPPFLSLVDIYDYLPNFDADCDLQVGDWVVVQPQRMAALLGPLISAWEAAPQNHVLSAASSFVPQYTLSQLLPEPLTLRRRSLAWNRVGLDSFSAKLPRLAPLSMARAHYCQRKRMHVADDSPANARGSGVFGDDASSGNGNLYLHVRLGLLTPSRPYVFGGLDIVEVLAWPSDGACAEEDTAACVPPRLATQKPAVLYLNLLTGETLTREEAVRRASTLLPSYTSSATTWSSAIEEAAEKEWQQWVLR